Proteins from a single region of Paraglaciecola sp. T6c:
- a CDS encoding heavy metal translocating P-type ATPase, with the protein MTDSVSCYHCGLPAVDGDKYNVSVLGQERQMCCPGCQAVAQAIVENGLDDYYRFRTEPGVKASDNIQDTLEQLSIFDEQSIQQDFVVHQGDISEIQLSLSGISCAACGWLIEKQLSKVSGIKQVSVNVTANRALVSWYSDALSLSQIMASIERIGYHPSPFQQEQHEALFQQSHKAQLKRIGLAGLMTMQVMMLAIGVYFDLFGDLERETSSFFNWISLVLSTPVVFYSGAGFYQSAFKALRAKSVNMDVPVSIALLATYFSGVWATVFEQGQVYFESVCMFIFLLLVSRFIEHQARHKAAQISANMLQYIPLTANLMVENEIQPTLAKSLQLDDVILVKAGETVPIDGTVLSGHAQVDESLLTGEFYPVNKTVGDAAYGGTINKSGTLTLTVTSQFKYALVNQIARLQEQAMANKPRIAAMADQFSQYFVVAVLFFASGSFIYWWLQGDPDAFWIAISVLIATCPCALGLATPSALSFAMANLNKQGVLLKRSDVLEQLTQVDHIVLDKTGTLTEGEVSLAAIHNISSFDDETLLMYAHSVEQYSEHPIAKAFEAYPVFSDVKAFSFTLGEGVSAIVNHQQVEISAAHSHERPNDPALKTSSVLMHIDGELVCGFELSDTLRPDVPDMLLRMSRKDITLLSGDNQKNVSQIASDIGISNWLAQQTPQDKLAYVQKLQANEHSVLMIGDGINDAPVLAQADVAVTLGAGADLAKSSADIILLKNALGKLPDVFIVAQRCKQKIRQNMAWALGYNVLVLPLAVSGALTPWMAVIGMSLSSIIVVVNSVRLLK; encoded by the coding sequence ATGACTGACAGCGTATCTTGTTACCACTGCGGCCTACCTGCGGTAGATGGCGATAAATATAACGTCTCCGTTTTAGGCCAAGAGCGACAAATGTGTTGCCCAGGCTGCCAAGCGGTCGCTCAAGCCATCGTAGAGAATGGCTTAGACGATTATTACCGATTTCGTACCGAGCCTGGGGTAAAAGCCAGTGATAATATTCAAGACACACTCGAGCAATTATCCATATTCGACGAACAGAGTATTCAACAAGATTTTGTTGTTCATCAAGGTGATATCAGCGAAATTCAACTTAGCTTGAGTGGGATCAGCTGTGCTGCATGTGGTTGGTTAATTGAAAAGCAGTTATCAAAAGTCAGCGGCATTAAGCAAGTCTCTGTTAACGTTACGGCGAACCGCGCATTAGTCAGTTGGTATTCTGACGCGTTAAGCTTAAGCCAGATCATGGCATCCATTGAACGTATTGGTTATCACCCTAGCCCCTTTCAACAAGAACAGCACGAGGCCCTATTTCAACAATCTCACAAAGCACAATTGAAACGTATTGGGCTCGCTGGCTTGATGACAATGCAAGTTATGATGCTTGCAATAGGCGTGTATTTTGATTTATTTGGCGATTTAGAGAGGGAAACTAGCTCATTTTTCAATTGGATCAGTCTGGTGTTGAGCACGCCAGTGGTGTTCTATTCGGGTGCGGGGTTTTATCAAAGTGCCTTTAAAGCCCTAAGGGCCAAAAGCGTGAACATGGATGTCCCCGTGTCAATAGCGCTCCTCGCCACCTATTTTTCTGGCGTTTGGGCGACAGTATTCGAACAGGGGCAGGTGTATTTTGAGTCCGTTTGTATGTTTATCTTCCTGTTACTCGTGAGCCGTTTTATTGAGCATCAGGCGCGGCACAAAGCAGCACAAATTTCGGCTAATATGCTGCAATATATTCCCCTCACTGCAAATTTGATGGTAGAAAATGAAATTCAGCCAACGCTTGCAAAATCACTGCAGCTCGACGATGTTATTTTAGTTAAGGCTGGCGAAACCGTGCCTATCGATGGCACGGTGCTAAGCGGGCATGCACAAGTTGATGAATCACTGCTGACGGGAGAATTCTACCCAGTCAATAAAACTGTTGGCGATGCGGCATACGGCGGCACTATTAACAAAAGCGGCACCTTGACCTTAACAGTCACCTCACAATTTAAATACGCTTTAGTCAATCAAATTGCCCGTTTGCAAGAGCAAGCCATGGCCAACAAACCAAGAATTGCCGCCATGGCAGACCAATTCTCCCAGTACTTCGTTGTCGCAGTGCTGTTTTTTGCATCTGGCAGTTTTATTTATTGGTGGTTACAAGGTGATCCTGATGCTTTTTGGATTGCTATTTCGGTACTTATCGCTACCTGCCCCTGTGCGCTAGGCCTAGCAACGCCCTCGGCGTTATCATTTGCTATGGCAAATTTGAACAAACAAGGGGTGCTGTTGAAGCGCTCCGATGTCTTAGAACAACTGACGCAGGTCGATCATATTGTATTAGATAAAACCGGTACCTTAACCGAAGGCGAAGTGTCATTGGCGGCCATACATAATATTTCATCATTCGATGATGAAACACTTCTTATGTACGCTCACAGTGTAGAGCAATATTCTGAGCACCCTATTGCTAAAGCGTTTGAAGCATATCCGGTTTTCTCTGATGTAAAGGCATTCAGCTTTACCCTGGGTGAAGGTGTAAGTGCGATAGTTAATCACCAACAAGTCGAAATAAGTGCAGCGCATAGCCATGAACGCCCTAACGATCCGGCATTAAAAACTAGCAGTGTGCTTATGCATATCGACGGTGAGCTAGTTTGCGGATTTGAGCTAAGCGACACACTTAGACCTGATGTACCTGACATGCTATTGCGAATGAGCCGCAAGGACATCACGTTATTAAGCGGCGACAATCAAAAAAATGTAAGTCAAATCGCATCAGATATCGGCATTTCTAATTGGCTCGCTCAACAAACGCCACAGGATAAACTAGCTTACGTTCAAAAATTACAAGCAAACGAGCATAGCGTGTTGATGATTGGGGACGGTATAAACGATGCCCCCGTATTGGCCCAAGCTGATGTAGCTGTCACCTTAGGTGCCGGAGCTGATTTAGCAAAATCATCGGCAGATATTATTTTGCTTAAAAATGCGTTAGGTAAGCTGCCTGATGTATTCATTGTGGCCCAGCGCTGCAAGCAAAAAATCAGACAAAATATGGCTTGGGCCTTAGGGTACAATGTGTTGGTACTTCCCTTAGCAGTAAGTGGGGCTCTGACGCCTTGGATGGCAGTCATTGGTATGTCCCTTAGCTCCATTATTGTTGTGGTTAATTCCGTGCGGTTACTTAAATAA
- a CDS encoding CcoQ/FixQ family Cbb3-type cytochrome c oxidase assembly chaperone, with translation MDYAITGTIFTLIVFVVFIGIVIWAYSKRSKAGFDEAANLIFADEDKKEKRESGTHE, from the coding sequence ATGGATTACGCAATTACAGGAACCATATTTACCCTAATCGTATTCGTTGTATTTATAGGTATTGTTATTTGGGCCTACAGCAAACGTTCTAAGGCCGGCTTCGACGAAGCCGCCAATTTGATTTTTGCTGATGAGGACAAAAAAGAAAAGCGGGAGTCAGGCACACATGAGTAG
- the ccoS gene encoding cbb3-type cytochrome oxidase assembly protein CcoS yields MSIIYILIPLAIIIVALAIGIFFWAVKSNQFEDLERHGYSILFDDDIKPESTQKNQSSQPLATTEHKNCSQGEKTQSGNEQP; encoded by the coding sequence ATGAGTATCATTTATATCCTAATCCCGCTCGCTATTATTATTGTTGCTCTGGCCATCGGAATTTTTTTCTGGGCGGTCAAAAGTAATCAGTTTGAAGATCTAGAGCGCCATGGCTACAGCATACTTTTTGACGATGACATAAAACCCGAATCAACCCAAAAAAACCAGTCGAGCCAACCGCTCGCCACCACTGAGCATAAGAACTGCTCCCAAGGCGAAAAAACCCAGAGTGGCAATGAACAGCCTTAG
- the uspE gene encoding universal stress protein UspE: MMKYQKILAVIDPEDEEQKSLLRAIEIAQITRAKITAFLPIYDLSYEMTTMLSTDERENMRFAVIEDKSAWLAEMVAPIEKQHGIKIDLNVEWHNRAWESIICRVIKHDYDLIVKGTQLNDTLKAVIFTPTDWHIMRKSPVPVLLVKDHDWPTGGKVLAAVSVGVEDDDHTALNDCVTRTAKAFAGLLSAEVHLVNAYPGTPVNIAIEIPEFDPQVYSDSVKDHHQGAMTRHAQKHAIPEICSHIEEGLPEDVIPALAEKIDAELVILGTVGRQGISGVLIGNTAEHVIDKLNCDVLAIKPDGYESPVDCS, encoded by the coding sequence ATGATGAAATATCAAAAAATACTCGCAGTTATCGATCCTGAAGACGAAGAGCAAAAATCGCTTTTGCGTGCCATCGAAATCGCGCAAATAACCCGCGCCAAAATCACTGCGTTTTTACCCATTTATGACTTGTCATACGAAATGACCACTATGTTGTCCACTGACGAACGCGAAAATATGCGTTTCGCTGTGATTGAAGACAAGAGCGCTTGGCTCGCTGAAATGGTAGCGCCCATTGAGAAACAACATGGAATTAAAATTGATCTGAATGTAGAGTGGCATAATCGCGCGTGGGAAAGCATTATTTGCCGTGTTATCAAACATGACTACGACCTGATCGTGAAAGGCACGCAACTCAATGACACCCTCAAAGCGGTTATTTTTACCCCCACAGATTGGCACATTATGCGAAAAAGCCCGGTGCCGGTTTTATTGGTTAAAGATCATGATTGGCCCACAGGGGGCAAAGTACTTGCGGCTGTTAGCGTGGGTGTTGAAGATGACGACCATACCGCCCTCAACGATTGCGTAACACGCACTGCCAAAGCGTTTGCTGGGTTACTCTCAGCAGAAGTGCATTTAGTCAATGCGTATCCCGGCACGCCAGTTAACATTGCCATCGAAATTCCTGAGTTTGACCCACAAGTGTACAGTGATTCAGTCAAAGACCATCATCAAGGTGCCATGACGCGACACGCTCAAAAACACGCCATTCCTGAAATATGTAGTCATATTGAAGAAGGATTACCAGAAGACGTTATCCCTGCCCTTGCTGAAAAAATTGATGCTGAGCTTGTGATCCTTGGCACTGTTGGGCGTCAAGGTATTTCAGGGGTATTGATCGGCAATACTGCTGAACATGTCATTGATAAGCTAAATTGTGACGTACTGGCCATCAAACCTGACGGCTACGAGTCCCCGGTGGACTGTTCTTGA
- a CDS encoding glucosaminidase domain-containing protein: MHNTHKTYQKFRYFAVACGLFAIMYIADDYFKNQLPDTALQLSDDEMRILIDDIGRQSKASPHSLEAKKIPNFKKYDDVIEKKRAFFAYLLPEIQHQNTVTLIKRRAVKSIAQQLEAHHTLSPFTVKLLKNMRREYKIDKGLTDLQATAVLLHRVDMIPPELVLIQAANESGWGTSRFARKGYNFFGLWCFKKGCGFVPKRRNEGTVHEVAKFKDLSHAVKTYIRNLNRHYAYKELRDIRADLRAQDKTITASALVHGLQSYSERGQDYIDELLSMMRVNKEYMNL; this comes from the coding sequence ATGCATAACACCCATAAAACATATCAAAAATTTCGATATTTTGCAGTCGCATGTGGCCTGTTCGCCATTATGTATATTGCCGATGATTATTTTAAAAACCAATTACCTGATACTGCACTGCAACTCAGTGACGATGAGATGCGTATTTTAATTGATGATATTGGCCGGCAGTCTAAGGCGTCTCCTCATTCCCTTGAGGCCAAAAAAATCCCGAACTTCAAAAAATATGATGACGTCATTGAGAAGAAGCGTGCATTTTTCGCCTATTTATTACCTGAAATACAACATCAAAATACGGTAACATTGATTAAGCGCCGCGCGGTCAAAAGCATCGCCCAACAACTTGAAGCGCATCATACTTTAAGCCCCTTTACTGTTAAATTGCTGAAAAATATGCGACGCGAGTACAAGATTGACAAGGGATTGACAGATCTTCAAGCGACAGCAGTGTTGCTGCATCGGGTAGATATGATCCCCCCTGAGCTGGTGCTCATTCAAGCGGCTAACGAATCAGGATGGGGCACATCTCGCTTCGCCAGAAAGGGCTATAACTTCTTTGGCTTGTGGTGTTTTAAAAAAGGTTGCGGTTTTGTTCCTAAGCGCAGAAATGAAGGCACTGTGCACGAAGTGGCAAAATTTAAAGACTTATCCCACGCAGTTAAAACCTATATCAGAAACCTAAACCGACATTATGCTTATAAGGAACTACGGGATATTCGCGCTGACCTCCGCGCTCAAGATAAAACAATTACCGCTAGCGCGTTAGTGCATGGCTTGCAAAGCTATTCAGAGCGCGGCCAAGATTATATCGATGAATTATTAAGCATGATGAGAGTCAATAAAGAGTACATGAATTTATGA
- the ccoP gene encoding cytochrome-c oxidase, cbb3-type subunit III, with amino-acid sequence MSSFWSIWITVITLGTIIGCFLLLRWCLSNKTGVAEGEDMHHEFDGIIEINNQLPRWWTIMFYATIVWGFLYFILYPGLGSFEGVLGWKSSNQDIRSLAESEQARIDAKENGDIVQYDRELDFAEERFAPIFDAYAKQPIETLAKDPEALKVGQRLFSQNCSQCHGSDARGQRGFPNLTDHDWLYGGTPAKIIETLTLGRQAAMPAQLASMGEKGIEEVAAYALSLSGRQVDPDLAEKGKVRFAICSACHGPDGKGNQALGAPNLTDNIWLYGGSHKAVTETLTYGRNGVMPSFKKTLGDEKIHLVAAYVYSLSQDK; translated from the coding sequence ATGAGTAGCTTTTGGAGCATTTGGATCACAGTTATTACACTGGGAACAATTATTGGATGTTTTTTGTTATTGCGGTGGTGTTTAAGCAACAAAACCGGCGTTGCTGAAGGTGAAGATATGCATCATGAATTTGATGGCATCATCGAAATCAACAATCAGTTACCTCGCTGGTGGACAATTATGTTTTACGCCACCATCGTTTGGGGCTTCTTGTACTTCATACTTTACCCTGGGCTAGGTAGTTTTGAAGGTGTGCTAGGTTGGAAGAGTTCTAACCAAGATATACGTTCACTGGCGGAGTCTGAACAAGCTCGCATTGATGCAAAAGAAAATGGCGACATCGTTCAATACGACCGCGAATTAGATTTTGCCGAAGAGCGTTTCGCACCTATTTTTGATGCGTATGCAAAGCAACCTATCGAAACATTAGCGAAAGATCCTGAAGCGTTAAAAGTGGGTCAGCGCTTGTTTAGCCAAAACTGTTCACAGTGCCACGGTTCTGATGCTCGCGGTCAGCGCGGATTCCCTAACCTAACGGATCACGATTGGTTATATGGCGGCACGCCTGCCAAAATTATTGAAACCTTGACCTTGGGCCGCCAAGCAGCGATGCCGGCACAGCTAGCGTCTATGGGTGAAAAAGGCATTGAAGAAGTTGCTGCGTATGCATTGAGCCTAAGCGGACGTCAGGTTGACCCAGACTTAGCTGAGAAAGGTAAAGTTCGTTTTGCTATCTGTTCAGCGTGTCATGGTCCTGACGGTAAAGGTAATCAAGCACTTGGTGCGCCGAACTTAACCGATAATATTTGGTTATATGGCGGCAGCCACAAAGCGGTAACGGAAACCTTAACCTATGGTCGTAACGGTGTAATGCCATCATTCAAGAAAACCTTGGGCGATGAGAAAATTCACTTGGTTGCAGCATATGTTTACAGTTTATCGCAAGATAAATAG
- the ttcA gene encoding tRNA 2-thiocytidine(32) synthetase TtcA — protein sequence MNHVSSTKPDTAPSKHLTSSHIDATDQNNKRLKKLTTKLRRKTGQAIADFNMIEEGDKVMVCLSGGKDSYTMLDMLLHMQKAAPISFSIIAVNLDQKQPGFPEHVLPNYLEGLGVDFAIIEEDTYSIVVDKVPEGKTTCSLCSRLRRGILYSNAIKMGVTKIALGHHRDDMLETLFLNMFHNGRLKSMPPKLTSDDGRNVVIRPLAYCAEQDIADYSILSGFPIIPCNLCGSQENLQRKQVKLMLAQWNTQFPGRIETMFKALQNVVPSHLADPGAFNFNDLDHSNSTSIEGDTAFDPLELTPVTKVDTLAVPITRID from the coding sequence ATGAACCATGTTTCTAGTACCAAACCTGACACCGCGCCAAGTAAGCACCTCACCTCATCACACATTGATGCGACAGACCAAAACAACAAGCGCCTAAAAAAACTCACAACAAAACTTCGTCGTAAAACCGGTCAAGCCATCGCTGATTTTAATATGATTGAAGAAGGCGACAAAGTCATGGTGTGCTTATCAGGAGGTAAAGACAGTTACACCATGCTCGACATGTTGTTACATATGCAAAAGGCTGCCCCGATTAGCTTTTCGATTATTGCTGTAAACCTAGACCAGAAACAACCTGGCTTTCCCGAGCACGTTTTACCAAATTATCTTGAGGGCCTAGGTGTAGACTTCGCCATTATCGAAGAAGATACTTACTCAATCGTCGTAGATAAGGTGCCTGAAGGAAAAACGACCTGCTCGCTTTGCTCACGTTTGCGTCGCGGAATTTTGTATTCCAACGCGATTAAAATGGGCGTCACAAAAATCGCTTTGGGTCACCACCGGGATGATATGCTCGAAACATTGTTCTTGAACATGTTTCATAATGGACGTTTAAAATCTATGCCACCCAAGTTAACCAGTGATGATGGCCGCAATGTGGTGATCCGCCCCCTTGCCTATTGTGCTGAACAAGATATTGCGGATTATTCGATTTTATCAGGCTTCCCTATTATCCCCTGTAACCTATGCGGCTCTCAAGAAAACTTACAACGTAAGCAAGTCAAACTAATGTTAGCGCAATGGAATACGCAATTTCCTGGTCGTATTGAGACCATGTTTAAGGCGCTTCAGAATGTCGTGCCGTCACATCTAGCAGACCCTGGTGCGTTTAATTTCAATGATCTTGACCACAGCAACAGCACAAGCATTGAAGGCGATACCGCGTTTGATCCCCTTGAATTAACGCCCGTAACAAAAGTGGATACCTTGGCAGTCCCCATTACACGAATAGATTAG
- a CDS encoding patatin-like phospholipase family protein, producing MKIGIALGSGAARGWAHIGVIQALEELGIKIDVVAGCSIGAYVGAAYSSNKLDPLEEWVRSLTEWQVFALMGVGLYRGGLVSGLKVFKALQDNFSEETFEELCKPFACVATDLYSGREINFLTGSVVDAVRASCAIPGLFPPTTFNDRWLVDGGVVNPVPVNLCRHLGADIVFAVNLSADFRPQAMDNNEKERERNQQKISDMFSKSQNSLSKWFKSDKKDKDNKDIDEDSKPDDQDDVELHSEAARPRAAKNHPPSMIGVMAGSLDILQARVTRSRLAGNPPDILIEPQLRDFGMMEFYRAGELIEEGRNSVKRIADQIRYQLRLD from the coding sequence TTGAAGATAGGAATAGCCCTCGGCAGTGGAGCCGCTCGTGGCTGGGCACACATAGGTGTGATCCAAGCGCTTGAAGAGCTAGGGATAAAAATTGATGTGGTTGCCGGTTGCTCAATTGGTGCTTACGTTGGCGCAGCCTATTCGTCGAACAAACTAGACCCATTAGAAGAGTGGGTTCGCAGTTTAACCGAATGGCAAGTGTTTGCTTTAATGGGTGTCGGCTTATACCGCGGCGGTTTAGTCAGCGGTTTGAAAGTTTTCAAAGCATTGCAAGATAACTTCAGTGAAGAAACGTTTGAAGAGCTATGTAAACCGTTTGCTTGTGTCGCAACCGATTTATACAGCGGCCGAGAAATCAATTTTTTAACTGGCTCTGTGGTTGATGCGGTGCGCGCGTCTTGTGCTATTCCAGGCTTATTCCCCCCTACAACCTTCAACGACCGCTGGCTAGTCGACGGTGGTGTGGTTAACCCGGTCCCCGTAAACTTATGTCGTCATTTAGGTGCAGATATCGTTTTTGCCGTTAACCTCAGTGCTGATTTTCGGCCACAAGCTATGGATAACAACGAAAAAGAACGTGAGCGCAATCAACAAAAAATCTCAGACATGTTCAGTAAAAGTCAAAACTCACTGTCAAAATGGTTCAAAAGCGATAAGAAAGACAAAGACAACAAGGACATTGATGAAGACAGCAAACCTGATGATCAAGATGATGTGGAGCTTCACAGTGAAGCAGCTCGCCCCCGGGCGGCTAAAAACCATCCCCCCAGCATGATAGGTGTCATGGCTGGCTCTTTAGATATATTACAAGCACGTGTCACCCGTTCACGTTTAGCCGGTAATCCCCCTGATATTCTGATAGAGCCACAACTACGTGATTTCGGCATGATGGAGTTCTACCGGGCGGGAGAACTAATTGAAGAAGGTCGAAACAGTGTAAAGCGTATTGCTGATCAAATTCGCTATCAATTACGCTTAGATTAG
- a CDS encoding sulfite exporter TauE/SafE family protein translates to MNSLSIASAFLIGLAGSVHCFGMCGGVVSAFSFAVPKGAKQWPYVLTYNVGRIASYTALGALTGYLGSIVERAEILKATPLLHTISALFLIAMACYVGNWWRGLHYVERVGAKLWVHIRPLSKALLPFKNPLYALPYGIIWGWLPCGLVYSTLTWSLASGSFINGALVMLFFGLGTLPALVVMAAGVESIKQILAAPKTRQVVAICLLVFGLYMLWQAYA, encoded by the coding sequence ATGAACAGCCTTAGTATTGCTTCAGCCTTTTTAATCGGATTAGCGGGCAGTGTGCATTGCTTTGGTATGTGTGGCGGCGTTGTCAGCGCCTTCAGCTTTGCGGTGCCAAAAGGGGCAAAACAGTGGCCTTATGTATTAACCTATAATGTAGGTCGTATCGCCAGTTATACCGCTTTAGGTGCTCTGACCGGCTATTTAGGCAGTATTGTTGAGCGAGCTGAAATATTAAAAGCCACACCACTGCTACACACCATCAGTGCCTTATTTCTAATTGCAATGGCATGTTATGTGGGAAACTGGTGGCGGGGTTTACATTATGTAGAAAGAGTTGGCGCAAAACTTTGGGTTCACATTCGTCCACTTTCTAAAGCATTACTACCTTTTAAAAACCCGCTTTATGCGCTGCCCTATGGCATTATTTGGGGCTGGCTTCCCTGCGGCTTAGTCTACTCGACACTAACTTGGAGTTTAGCCAGCGGTAGCTTTATAAATGGCGCTTTAGTCATGCTGTTCTTTGGTTTGGGCACATTACCGGCTTTAGTGGTTATGGCGGCGGGCGTAGAATCGATTAAACAGATTTTAGCGGCCCCTAAAACCCGTCAAGTGGTTGCAATATGCTTGCTGGTGTTCGGGCTATATATGCTCTGGCAAGCTTATGCCTAA
- a CDS encoding DUF2987 domain-containing protein produces MKKWLLAAWVIPSCFAVAQQQSHNQSSIAKTSTLNVEYSSFYSHVRKLDDKDTSALQFAFGFKHVQSKALCHITQAYIHTQKQDIPLTVTNEQRFTVPSEKALNMAKAQVALTLTEPANQCDMSVQLETKPEWLKKQYTADELATLFTQYQTFFDDMGSFLSFLMPSVDGLAVHFSDLSLNKTLADGAVIEHGSLHLSKDWLNEKHSLELPVLPLRITAKTTK; encoded by the coding sequence ATGAAAAAGTGGTTATTAGCCGCTTGGGTCATACCAAGCTGCTTCGCAGTAGCGCAACAACAAAGTCACAATCAATCATCAATCGCGAAAACGTCTACATTAAATGTTGAGTACAGCAGTTTTTACAGTCATGTGCGCAAATTGGATGACAAAGATACCAGTGCTCTACAATTTGCGTTTGGCTTCAAGCACGTGCAGAGCAAAGCGCTTTGTCATATTACTCAGGCGTATATCCACACTCAGAAGCAGGATATTCCACTCACGGTTACAAACGAACAACGCTTTACTGTACCTAGCGAAAAAGCCTTGAATATGGCGAAAGCCCAAGTCGCGTTAACGTTGACTGAGCCTGCGAATCAATGTGATATGTCAGTGCAGCTTGAAACCAAGCCAGAGTGGCTAAAAAAGCAATATACTGCTGACGAACTAGCAACCTTGTTCACTCAATACCAAACTTTCTTTGATGACATGGGCAGTTTTCTGTCGTTTCTGATGCCCTCTGTCGATGGGCTAGCCGTGCACTTCTCTGACCTTTCCCTCAACAAAACGCTTGCGGACGGTGCTGTAATCGAACATGGCAGTTTGCACCTTTCTAAGGACTGGTTGAACGAGAAACACAGCTTGGAATTACCGGTTTTACCGTTACGCATAACCGCTAAGACCACTAAGTAA
- the ccoO gene encoding cytochrome-c oxidase, cbb3-type subunit II, producing MKNAHEIVEKNVGLLTILILVAISFGAMVEITPLMFQQQTMKPVDGLEPYTALEMEGRDIYIREGCVGCHSQMIRPFRAETERYGHYSVAGESVWEHPFLWGSKRTGPDLARVGGRYSDEWHRVHLRNPRDVVPESNMPGFPWLFENQLSGDLTAKKLAVFRDFGVPYTDEDIAGAKAAVEGKYEIDALVAYLQSLGTALK from the coding sequence ATGAAGAATGCACACGAGATAGTAGAAAAGAACGTTGGTTTATTAACAATCTTAATTTTGGTCGCCATCAGTTTTGGCGCCATGGTTGAAATCACCCCGTTAATGTTTCAACAACAAACAATGAAACCAGTGGATGGTCTTGAGCCGTACACTGCCCTAGAAATGGAAGGTCGTGACATTTACATTCGAGAAGGGTGTGTTGGTTGTCATAGCCAGATGATCCGTCCTTTTCGAGCTGAAACTGAACGCTACGGCCACTACTCTGTTGCTGGTGAGTCAGTTTGGGAACACCCATTCCTGTGGGGCTCAAAGCGCACAGGTCCTGATTTGGCCCGTGTGGGTGGTCGCTACAGTGATGAATGGCACCGTGTTCATTTAAGAAACCCACGTGATGTGGTACCTGAATCGAATATGCCTGGTTTTCCGTGGTTATTTGAAAATCAGCTTTCGGGCGATTTAACGGCGAAAAAACTTGCTGTATTTCGTGACTTTGGTGTGCCTTACACCGACGAAGATATTGCAGGGGCGAAAGCTGCGGTTGAAGGTAAATATGAGATTGATGCGTTGGTTGCATACCTACAGTCTCTTGGAACTGCGTTGAAGTAA
- a CDS encoding FixH family protein gives MSPTSEPSITDNKKWYKQFWPWFLITIPVCSMILSFNMLRFAFDGQDAMVVDDYYKQGKAINISLEKIQAAKALNIQTELNVTEKDVSVRFISGAPQTGAALRLAFYHVTQAPKDQTIDLFRDAQGIYRGSAENDLTGKWQVALMPHDQVWKIQQTLSFPSDDSIAFNP, from the coding sequence ATGTCCCCTACTTCTGAGCCGTCCATTACAGATAACAAAAAATGGTATAAACAATTCTGGCCGTGGTTTCTTATTACCATCCCAGTGTGCTCCATGATTCTAAGCTTTAATATGCTGCGTTTCGCGTTTGACGGACAAGACGCCATGGTAGTCGATGATTACTATAAACAAGGTAAAGCAATCAATATTAGCCTTGAGAAAATTCAAGCCGCAAAAGCCCTTAACATTCAAACTGAGCTCAATGTCACTGAAAAAGATGTCAGTGTACGTTTTATCAGCGGTGCTCCCCAAACCGGTGCAGCTTTGCGCTTAGCCTTTTATCACGTCACGCAGGCCCCTAAAGATCAAACCATTGATTTGTTTCGCGATGCTCAAGGTATCTATCGTGGCAGTGCTGAAAATGACTTGACCGGTAAATGGCAGGTAGCATTGATGCCACACGATCAAGTATGGAAGATTCAACAGACGCTTTCTTTTCCAAGTGACGACAGCATAGCTTTTAATCCCTAA